One part of the Rutidosis leptorrhynchoides isolate AG116_Rl617_1_P2 chromosome 1, CSIRO_AGI_Rlap_v1, whole genome shotgun sequence genome encodes these proteins:
- the LOC139885899 gene encoding transcription factor JUNGBRUNNEN 1-like, whose amino-acid sequence MDSTTALEQLDHNRKLVDDEGEEDVHLPGFRFHPLDEELVGFYLLRKVEKKPIRIELIKEIDIYKYDPWNLPKGSNGGEKEWYFFCKRGRKYRNSIRPNRVTGSGFWKATGIDRPVYSSDGSTCIGLKKSLVYYRGSAGKGTKTEWMMHEFRLPPPSGNHNTKNNNKHMDDKSLLQEAEVWTLCRILKRSPCYKKTLPEWREISAMKSTRVVETSSGDSSLDMQSYISFQNPIINNNKLFSHNHHHQQHRYGTNQMIVGNISSEPAPSTAASCSSFCGLDVNEFIKHGDWEDLRSAVDQFSATDPFFLT is encoded by the exons ATGGATAGTACTACAGCTCTAGAACAGTTGGATCATAACAGAAAATTAGTTGATGATGAAGGAGAAGAAGACGTACATCTTCCAGGGTTTCGATTTCATCCACTCGATGAAGAACTTGTCGGATTCTATCTGCTACGAAAGGTCGAGAAGAAACCAATCAGGATCGAACTTATCAAGGAGATCGACATCTACAAATACGATCCTTGGAATCTTCCAA AAGGTAGTAATGGTGGAGAGAAAGAGTGGTACTTCTTTTGCaaaagaggaagaaagtatagaaacaGCATAAGACCTAACAGGGTCACGGGGTCCGGTTTTTGGAAAGCTACAGGCATCGATCGTCCAGTTTACTCGAGTGACGGATCAACCTGCATCGGACTCAAGAAATCACTCGTTTACTATCGCGGTAGCGCTGGCAAAGGCACCAAAACCGAATGGATGATGCATGAGTTTCGCCTCCCTCCTCCTTCCGGAAATCACAACACCAAAAACAACAACAAACACATGGACGATAAATCGCTCTTACAAGAAGCT GAAGTTTGGACATTGTGTAGAATCCTAAAAAGGTCTCCGTGCTACAAAAAAACTTTACCGGAATGGAGAGAGATCTCCGCTATGAAATCGACGCGTGTGGTTGAAACAAGCAGCGGAGATTCATCTCTAGATATGCAAAGTTACATTAGTTTTCAAAACCCTATAATCAATAATAACAAACTGTTTTCGCACAACCATCATCATCAGCAACATCGATATGGTACGAACCAGATGATTGTAGGAAATATAAGCTCTGAACCAGCTCCATCAACAGCAGCATCTTGTTCTAGCTTTTGTGGTTTAGATGTGAACGAGTTTATCAAACACGGAGATTGGGAAGATTTGAGGTCAGCCGTAGATCAGTTTTCTGCAACTGATCCATTTTTTCTcacgtaa